A DNA window from Flavisolibacter ginsenosidimutans contains the following coding sequences:
- a CDS encoding SDR family oxidoreductase, producing MSILKQFELSGKTALVTGADTGLGQGMAIALAEAGADIVGASINPDVKGGDTEKAITALGRKYTSYVVDISNRDGLYKFINEVKAAHTIDILINNAGMILRKPVAEHPDDWWDKVIAVNETAQFILTREFGKDMIERGSGKIVFTCSLLSFQGGINVPGYTASKSAVAGLVKAFANEWASKGVNINGIAPGYIATNNTQALREDPERSQAILSRIPAARWGEPKDFKGPVVFLCSEASSYMNGHVMVVDGGWMAR from the coding sequence ATGAGCATCTTAAAACAGTTTGAACTCTCGGGCAAAACAGCACTGGTTACCGGCGCTGATACCGGTCTTGGCCAAGGCATGGCCATTGCGCTTGCCGAAGCCGGCGCCGACATTGTTGGCGCTTCCATTAACCCGGATGTAAAAGGCGGCGATACCGAAAAAGCCATCACCGCGTTGGGCCGCAAGTACACGTCTTATGTTGTGGACATCTCTAACCGCGATGGTCTCTATAAATTCATCAACGAAGTAAAGGCTGCGCACACAATTGATATTCTCATTAACAATGCCGGTATGATTCTTCGTAAACCCGTGGCCGAACATCCCGATGACTGGTGGGACAAAGTGATTGCCGTAAACGAAACTGCGCAGTTTATTCTGACCAGGGAATTCGGCAAAGACATGATTGAACGCGGTTCGGGTAAAATTGTTTTTACCTGTTCACTCCTGAGTTTTCAAGGCGGTATAAACGTACCGGGCTACACGGCTTCTAAATCGGCGGTTGCTGGTTTGGTAAAAGCTTTTGCCAATGAATGGGCTTCAAAAGGCGTCAACATCAACGGCATTGCGCCGGGCTATATCGCTACCAACAACACGCAAGCTTTGCGCGAAGATCCCGAACGCAGCCAGGCTATTTTGAGCCGCATTCCCGCAGCCCGTTGGGGCGAACCAAAAGATTTTAAAGGGCCCGTTGTGTTCCTGTGTTCCGAAGCCAGTTCTTATATGAACGGCCACGTAATGGTGGTTGACGGCGGCTGGATGGCAAGATGA
- the kduI gene encoding 5-dehydro-4-deoxy-D-glucuronate isomerase gives MEVRFQNSPKETAAMNTEELRQNFLVQQLMADDQIKLVYSHYDRVIVGGAKPVGSTLTLETHPELRADYFLERRELGIINVGGEGTVEVDGESFSLKKLDCVYAGKGVKKVSFKSSDASKPALFYLLSSPAHQNYPTRKLTKEEAQPGALGDQSTANKRTIYKYIHAEGIQSAQLVMGLTVLDEGSVWNTMPSHTHTRRMEAYFYFDVKEEHRVFHFMGQPQETRHLLMANHEAVISPPWSIHSGCGTAAYGFIWGMAGENYTYTDMDPAPLKDLR, from the coding sequence ATGGAAGTACGTTTTCAAAACAGTCCGAAAGAAACCGCCGCGATGAATACCGAAGAATTGCGGCAAAATTTTTTGGTGCAACAGTTAATGGCGGATGATCAAATCAAACTGGTTTACTCGCATTACGATCGCGTCATCGTTGGCGGCGCAAAACCCGTTGGCAGCACTCTTACGCTTGAAACACATCCCGAACTGCGTGCCGATTATTTTTTAGAGAGGAGAGAGCTTGGCATCATCAACGTTGGCGGTGAAGGGACGGTAGAAGTTGACGGCGAAAGCTTTTCATTAAAAAAACTTGATTGCGTTTACGCGGGCAAAGGCGTGAAGAAAGTTTCGTTTAAAAGCAGCGATGCATCAAAGCCTGCGCTGTTTTACTTGCTTTCTTCTCCGGCACATCAAAACTATCCAACAAGAAAGTTGACAAAAGAAGAGGCGCAGCCCGGAGCCTTGGGTGATCAATCAACAGCGAATAAAAGAACCATTTACAAATACATTCACGCCGAGGGCATTCAGAGTGCGCAACTGGTAATGGGTTTAACCGTGCTTGACGAAGGCAGCGTTTGGAACACCATGCCTTCGCACACGCACACGCGCCGCATGGAAGCCTATTTTTATTTTGACGTGAAAGAAGAACACCGTGTCTTTCATTTTATGGGACAACCGCAGGAAACCCGGCATTTGCTGATGGCAAATCACGAAGCAGTAATTTCACCGCCCTGGTCTATTCACTCCGGTTGTGGCACGGCGGCTTACGGTTTCATTTGGGGCATGGCGGGTGAGAATTACACCTACACTGATATGGACCCGGCACCGCTGAAAGACCTGCGATAA
- a CDS encoding glycine zipper domain-containing protein translates to MKKFLPFLSLAFLVIACNSKPAETDVKTLQSAQPTVDTAGLAQFQQWKAQNELNSAAQPQQPQPQLAEAAPVKTVVKEVRVVEKPAPVHKQASKRPAATPQKTTPNENANSTGNGTAESTASNDAKAPAAGQETQKKEGWSKAAKGATIGGVGGAVLGGVINKRNRAAGAVIGGILGAGVGYGIGHSKDKKDGRNQ, encoded by the coding sequence ATGAAAAAATTTTTACCCTTTTTAAGCCTCGCATTTCTTGTAATTGCTTGTAACAGCAAGCCGGCGGAGACTGATGTGAAAACACTGCAATCGGCACAACCTACTGTGGACACAGCAGGGCTTGCACAGTTTCAACAATGGAAGGCGCAAAACGAATTAAATAGCGCTGCACAACCGCAGCAGCCCCAACCGCAATTGGCCGAAGCGGCCCCCGTGAAAACAGTTGTTAAAGAAGTTAGGGTAGTAGAAAAACCCGCACCGGTCCATAAACAAGCAAGCAAACGGCCGGCGGCAACACCACAAAAAACAACGCCAAACGAGAATGCAAACAGTACCGGCAACGGAACGGCAGAAAGCACGGCTTCAAACGATGCTAAAGCACCCGCTGCGGGACAGGAAACCCAGAAAAAGGAAGGTTGGAGCAAGGCCGCAAAAGGTGCCACCATTGGCGGTGTTGGCGGTGCTGTTTTGGGCGGTGTCATTAACAAGCGTAACCGCGCTGCGGGTGCTGTTATCGGTGGCATTCTGGGTGCCGGTGTGGGTTACGGTATTGGGCACAGCAAAGACAAAAAAGACGGTCGCAATCAATAA
- the sufB gene encoding Fe-S cluster assembly protein SufB produces MNPDLLKPEVVKVEVDEDRLAIEQAVSSEYKYGFVTDIEADEAPKGLDESTIRFISAKKNEPEWMLEWRLKAYNQWLKMDEPHWANLHYPKINYQDIIYYSAPKQKVKANSLDEIDPELRKTFEKLGISLEEQKRLSGVAVDAVIDSVSIATTFKEQLSELGIIFCSMSEAIQEHPDLVRKYLSSVVPVTDNYYAALNAAVFSDGSFVYIPKGVRCPMELSTYFRINAENTGQFERTLIVADEGAYVSYLEGCTAPMRDENQLHAAVVELIALDHAEIKYSTVQNWYPGDKEGNGGIYNFVTKRGICKGVASKISWTQVETGSAITWKYPSVILKGDNSIGEFYSVAVTNNYQQADTGTKMQHIGKNTRSRIVSKGISAGFSNNSYRGLVHVGKTASGARNFSQCDSLLLGDKCGAHTFPYIEVKNSSAIVEHEATTSKIGEDQIFYCNQRGIDTETAVALIINGFAKEVMKQLPMEFAVEAQKLLAISLEGSVG; encoded by the coding sequence ATGAATCCAGATTTATTGAAGCCGGAAGTCGTTAAAGTTGAGGTGGACGAAGACCGTTTGGCAATAGAACAGGCGGTATCGAGCGAATACAAGTATGGTTTTGTTACCGATATTGAAGCCGATGAAGCACCAAAAGGCTTGGATGAAAGCACCATTCGTTTTATCTCCGCCAAGAAGAATGAGCCTGAATGGATGCTGGAATGGCGATTAAAAGCTTACAATCAATGGCTGAAGATGGATGAACCGCACTGGGCCAATCTTCACTATCCAAAAATTAATTACCAGGATATCATTTACTACTCTGCGCCCAAGCAAAAAGTGAAGGCCAACAGCCTTGACGAGATTGATCCAGAACTGCGCAAGACGTTTGAAAAACTGGGTATCTCTCTTGAAGAACAAAAGCGTTTGAGCGGTGTGGCTGTGGACGCAGTGATTGATTCGGTTTCCATTGCCACAACCTTTAAAGAACAACTCTCGGAATTGGGCATCATCTTCTGCTCCATGAGTGAAGCAATACAAGAGCATCCTGACTTGGTCCGGAAATATTTAAGCTCAGTTGTTCCTGTAACGGATAATTATTACGCTGCGCTGAATGCTGCCGTATTCAGCGACGGTTCCTTTGTTTACATTCCAAAAGGCGTTCGTTGCCCAATGGAACTGTCAACGTATTTCCGCATCAATGCCGAAAACACCGGCCAGTTTGAACGCACGTTGATTGTGGCCGACGAAGGTGCTTACGTCAGCTATCTCGAAGGCTGCACCGCACCCATGCGCGACGAAAATCAGTTGCATGCTGCGGTGGTGGAACTGATTGCACTTGACCATGCCGAGATTAAATATTCAACCGTGCAAAACTGGTATCCCGGCGACAAAGAAGGCAACGGCGGCATCTACAATTTTGTAACGAAACGCGGCATCTGCAAAGGCGTAGCGTCGAAGATATCCTGGACACAGGTGGAAACCGGTTCGGCCATTACCTGGAAGTATCCCAGTGTGATTTTAAAGGGCGATAACTCTATTGGCGAGTTTTATTCAGTAGCCGTTACCAACAACTATCAACAAGCCGATACCGGCACCAAGATGCAGCACATTGGTAAGAATACCCGCAGCCGCATCGTCTCGAAAGGCATTTCCGCCGGCTTTAGCAACAACAGTTATCGCGGACTGGTGCACGTTGGTAAAACCGCATCCGGTGCCCGCAATTTTTCGCAATGCGATTCCTTGTTGCTCGGCGACAAATGCGGTGCGCATACCTTTCCTTACATCGAAGTAAAAAACAGCAGCGCCATTGTGGAGCACGAAGCAACGACATCGAAGATTGGCGAAGACCAGATTTTTTATTGCAACCAGCGCGGCATAGATACCGAAACGGCCGTGGCTTTAATCATTAACGGTTTTGCCAAAGAAGTGATGAAGCAATTGCCGATGGAGTTTGCCGTGGAAGCGCAAAAACTTCTCGCCATTAGCCTGGAAGGCAGCGTTGGATAA
- the sufC gene encoding Fe-S cluster assembly ATPase SufC, whose product MLTIKNLHAEVEGKKILKGINLDIKAGEVHAIMGPNGSGKSTLASVVAGREDYEVTDGSVEFMGKNLLELSPEERAGEGVFLSFQYPVEIPGLTTTNFVKTAVNEVRKYRGQEPLDAVQFLKLMKEKMALMEMNQSLLSRSLNEGFSGGEKKRNEIFQMAMLEPKLAILDETDSGLDIDAIRIVSNGVNKLRNSDNAILLVTHYQRLLDYIVPDFVHVLYNGRIVKSGTKELALELEERGYDFIKNEVAQEA is encoded by the coding sequence ATGCTCACAATAAAAAACCTGCACGCCGAAGTTGAAGGAAAGAAAATTTTAAAAGGAATCAATCTCGATATAAAGGCCGGTGAAGTTCACGCCATCATGGGGCCGAACGGTTCCGGCAAAAGCACGCTTGCATCGGTCGTTGCCGGCCGCGAAGATTACGAAGTCACCGATGGCTCGGTAGAGTTCATGGGCAAAAATCTTCTGGAATTATCGCCCGAGGAAAGAGCCGGCGAAGGTGTCTTTTTAAGTTTTCAGTATCCGGTAGAAATTCCGGGTTTAACAACGACCAACTTTGTAAAAACAGCCGTGAACGAAGTGCGCAAATACCGCGGGCAAGAACCGCTGGACGCTGTGCAATTTTTAAAGCTGATGAAAGAAAAGATGGCGCTGATGGAAATGAACCAATCGCTTTTGAGCCGCTCGTTGAACGAAGGCTTTTCTGGCGGTGAAAAAAAGCGCAACGAGATTTTTCAAATGGCAATGCTAGAACCGAAGCTGGCCATCCTGGATGAAACTGATTCGGGTCTTGATATTGACGCTATCCGCATCGTGTCAAACGGCGTAAACAAATTGCGCAACAGCGACAATGCCATATTGTTGGTAACGCACTACCAGCGTTTGCTCGATTACATCGTGCCCGATTTTGTACACGTGCTTTACAATGGCCGCATCGTGAAGTCGGGCACAAAAGAACTGGCACTCGAACTGGAAGAACGCGGTTACGATTTCATTAAAAACGAAGTAGCGCAAGAGGCGTAA
- the sufD gene encoding Fe-S cluster assembly protein SufD: MSTIETIKEKFQQLQSSNGHSPLTSLEQSAFHTFDTLGLPTVKNEEWKYTRISGVFNKEYAFNPESNRSAFAAGELAEIRLPGHEAANELVFVNGVYNASLSTVRSASLNLLSLEEAAKNEYREIVQQHLGHSSKYIKDGIHALNTAFLQEGVFVFVKKGKVVEHPVYIYNVADARTTNVLSQPRSLIYIGENAQLQIAETYVTLGVCESFTNQVTEVVIEKDAIVEYYKIQNDAAHSSQVNTTHIRQVGKSLVNTVTISLNGGIVRNNLNIAMEAEYAESHFYGLYFLKGTSHVDNHTVVDNVKPNCLSNELYKGIVDDKGTAVFNGKIFVQKDAQKTNAFQSNKNILLSENATVNTKPQLEIYADDVKCSHGCTVGQLDEESLFYMRSRGISEKAAKSLLVHAFALDVLEHIKLEPIREYVDHIITERLQVKTTNEVSVSEE, from the coding sequence ATGAGCACAATTGAAACAATCAAAGAAAAATTTCAGCAATTGCAATCCAGTAATGGGCACAGTCCGTTAACCTCGCTGGAGCAATCGGCTTTTCATACGTTCGATACCTTGGGTTTGCCCACGGTAAAAAACGAAGAGTGGAAATACACCCGCATCAGCGGCGTGTTCAACAAAGAGTATGCGTTCAATCCCGAAAGCAACCGGTCTGCTTTTGCCGCTGGTGAATTGGCTGAGATTCGTTTGCCGGGCCACGAAGCAGCGAACGAACTGGTGTTCGTTAACGGCGTTTACAACGCTTCGCTTTCGACCGTTCGTTCCGCTTCGCTAAACCTTCTTTCATTGGAAGAAGCGGCAAAGAATGAATACAGGGAAATCGTTCAGCAACACCTTGGTCACAGCAGCAAATACATCAAAGACGGCATTCACGCATTGAACACGGCTTTCCTGCAAGAAGGCGTGTTTGTTTTTGTGAAAAAAGGAAAAGTTGTCGAGCACCCGGTTTACATCTACAACGTCGCCGATGCCCGAACGACCAATGTTCTTTCGCAGCCAAGGAGCCTTATTTACATCGGCGAGAACGCACAACTGCAGATTGCTGAAACCTACGTTACGCTTGGTGTTTGCGAAAGCTTTACCAACCAGGTAACCGAAGTGGTGATTGAGAAAGACGCAATAGTTGAATACTATAAAATTCAAAACGACGCGGCGCACAGCAGCCAGGTGAACACGACGCACATTCGCCAGGTTGGAAAAAGTTTGGTGAACACGGTAACGATTTCGCTGAACGGTGGCATCGTTCGCAACAACTTGAATATTGCGATGGAAGCAGAATATGCCGAATCGCATTTTTACGGCCTGTATTTTTTGAAAGGTACTTCGCACGTGGATAATCACACGGTGGTTGACAACGTGAAGCCGAATTGTTTAAGTAACGAATTGTACAAAGGCATTGTTGACGACAAAGGCACAGCCGTTTTTAACGGAAAAATTTTTGTGCAGAAAGACGCACAAAAAACCAACGCCTTTCAGTCGAACAAAAATATTTTGCTTTCCGAAAACGCAACGGTAAATACGAAACCGCAGTTGGAGATTTATGCCGACGACGTAAAGTGTTCGCACGGTTGCACGGTTGGTCAACTGGATGAGGAAAGCTTGTTCTACATGCGTTCAAGAGGCATCAGTGAAAAAGCCGCTAAGTCACTACTGGTTCATGCCTTTGCGCTGGACGTGTTGGAGCACATTAAACTGGAGCCGATTCGCGAATACGTTGACCACATTATCACCGAGCGTTTACAGGTAAAAACAACAAACGAAGTTTCGGTTTCGGAAGAATAA
- a CDS encoding cysteine desulfurase encodes MTGILEIEKGLDIQAIRKHFPVLEREVKGRPLVYFDNAATAQKPQVVIDALINYYSDYNANIHRGIHTLAEEATAAFEGTRDAIKEFINAESREQIIFTSGTTEGINLVAQTWGRQNIKAGDEIIISNMEHHSNIVPWYLLAQEKGAVIKVIPINDAGELEMDAFEKLLSEKTKFVSIVHVSNALGTINPVKEIIAKAHEAGAKVLVDGAQSTVHLDIDVQDLNTDFFVFSSHKLYGPTGIGALYGRKELLEEIPPYQGGGEMIKDVSFTNITWNDLPYKFEAGTPNIADAIAFKTAMDFTKAIGREKIRQHENELLAYATEQLMQIPGLRIIGTAKKKISVLSFVIDNVHPQDIGILLDNKGIAVRTGHHCAQPLMERLCIRGTTRASFAMYNTKEEVDAMMEALRKAIKLLS; translated from the coding sequence ATGACGGGAATACTCGAAATAGAAAAAGGATTGGACATTCAGGCGATTCGCAAGCATTTTCCCGTGTTGGAAAGAGAAGTGAAGGGCAGGCCGTTGGTTTATTTTGACAACGCGGCCACTGCGCAAAAGCCGCAGGTGGTGATTGATGCCCTCATCAATTATTACAGCGATTACAACGCCAACATTCACCGCGGCATTCACACACTAGCAGAAGAAGCGACAGCCGCTTTTGAAGGCACTCGTGACGCGATAAAAGAATTCATCAACGCCGAAAGCCGCGAACAAATCATCTTCACCAGCGGCACCACCGAAGGCATCAACCTTGTAGCACAAACCTGGGGACGGCAAAATATCAAAGCCGGTGATGAAATCATCATCTCCAACATGGAGCATCACTCCAATATTGTTCCATGGTATTTGCTGGCGCAGGAAAAAGGCGCGGTCATCAAAGTCATTCCCATCAACGATGCCGGCGAGTTGGAGATGGATGCGTTTGAAAAGTTGTTGAGCGAGAAAACAAAATTTGTTTCCATCGTTCACGTATCAAACGCTCTTGGCACCATCAACCCGGTAAAAGAAATTATTGCGAAAGCACACGAAGCCGGTGCAAAAGTTTTGGTGGACGGTGCGCAATCAACCGTGCATCTCGATATTGACGTGCAAGACCTCAACACGGATTTCTTTGTTTTTTCTTCGCATAAATTATACGGCCCTACGGGCATTGGCGCTTTATACGGACGAAAGGAATTGCTGGAAGAAATCCCACCCTATCAAGGCGGCGGCGAAATGATTAAAGACGTTTCGTTCACCAACATTACCTGGAACGATTTGCCTTACAAGTTTGAAGCGGGCACGCCAAATATCGCCGACGCGATTGCTTTCAAAACGGCAATGGATTTTACAAAAGCCATCGGCAGGGAAAAGATTCGGCAACACGAAAACGAGTTGCTGGCTTATGCAACCGAACAATTGATGCAAATTCCCGGCTTGCGCATCATTGGCACGGCGAAGAAAAAAATCAGCGTGCTTTCGTTTGTGATTGACAACGTTCATCCGCAGGACATCGGCATCTTGCTCGACAACAAAGGCATTGCCGTTCGCACGGGTCATCACTGCGCACAACCGCTGATGGAAAGGCTTTGCATTCGCGGTACCACTCGTGCTTCCTTTGCCATGTACAACACAAAGGAAGAAGTGGACGCGATGATGGAGGCCTTGCGCAAAGCCATTAAACTTTTATCGTAG